In bacterium, the DNA window TACTTTTTTGATTCAAATTGGCGAGCTGAACATTTTAACGGACCCCGTTTTTTTTGAAATTTCAGCATTCTCGCGTCGCTTGATGCCTCCAGCTTTGACAATTGAGCAGTTACCGCGTATCGATTATATTTTAATTTCTCATAACCACAAAGATCATTTAGACAAGCGCAGCATGCAGGCATTGCGTGATCATAACGCCACCATTCTGGTGCCACTTGGCAATAAGCGTTTGCTGGAGCAGTGGGGCCTTACCAACGTTGTTGAAAAAAATTGGTGGGAGATGGAGGTCTTGAGTGCGCTTAATATTTCATTTCATTGTCTGCCGGCCGCTCATTGGTCGGCGCGCCATGCCTTCAATTTAAACAAAGCTTTGTGGGCAAGTTGGATGGTTACCTATAAAAATTTTACGCTTTATTTTGCGGGAGATACGGCCTACTCCTCGCACTTCGCGCTGATCGGGCGGTATTTTAAAATGATTGATGTAGTGCTAATGCCTATCGGCCCCAACGAGCCGCGCTATATTATGAAAGGTTCGCATGTCAGCACGCATGAGGCGGTGCAAGCATTTTTAGATTTGGGTGCGCGTCATTTTATTCCGATGCACTGGGGCACTTTTAAATCTGGTTCAGATCTTTTTGAAGGACCGCTACTTCTTTTGCAAGAATTATGGCAGACTCGTGCTGAAGTGTTGCGTTGCAAGACGCTGCACATTGTGAAGTTCGGGGAGCCGTGTCATTTTTGAATTGAGTAGTAATTATGCTGTTTTTACTCTTTTTTTTCGTTGATTTTTTTTGTTTTGCGTTAGTCCAGCAATGGTTGGTTTCAAGTCTTTTGGTACATCTTTTTAGAGTCTCGTTTCATTGTTACAACAACAAAGAACTGAGTGTGCAATGGTGGCTGGCATTGATCTTTTTTTTATTGGAAGATTGCTTTTTACACGCGCGCTTTGGCGTGGCTCTTTTGTATTTGTTGCCGCTCTTTGCCTTGGTCATTTTTATCAAAAAAATGGTCCGCGGCTCTGGCGAGCTGGCCGTCCCGTTGCTTGTGACTATCGCCCTGATTACCGACCAATTTGTTATAAAAAAGCTTATTTTAGGCCATAATGTGAGCTTGCTGGTTACTTTTATGAAGATCTCTGCTACACTTTCAGTAACATATGTTGTTCTTTTGGGTATGTGGGGCAATCGCTTGCTGCAGACATTGTTTGCACGTGAGAGGAAAGTCTGGACTCCAAACAAGAGAGGTGTCTCACGAGAACATGGTTTCAAGTGAGGGGGGCGTAAGTTCACGGAAAGTGCCACAGAAAATAAACCGCCTTTGAGGTAGCTTGAGGGTAAGGGTGAAACAGTGCGGTAAGAGCGCACACTTGAATGCAGTAATGTATTCTCGAGGCAAACCCCACCTGGAGCAAGACAGAGCAGCAAATGACAAGTTTCTTGTTCTTACATATTTGCGGGTACGTCGCTTAGATAGATGGTTGCCACTTTGATCACAGTTCGCTGTGTAAAAAGTACAGAATCCAGCTTACAAGCAAACCCAGAAGAATTATGTATGTTTAAATGTGCCGCACTCAGTGCGGCTCTTTTTTTTGGGTATCGGTTACGGTTGAGTGAGTAAATCATGAAGATTCTACAAAAAATTTCTTATGCAATGTGGGCAGTTCCCTTTCTATTTTTTATGGTTGGCTATGCCGGTGCTTATTTTTATATGCAAAAAAAAAGCGTTGAGGTGCCTAGCATTATGGGCTTGACGGTGCAAGAGGCGGTCGGCGTTTTGGCGCGCCACAACATGGCCATGCGTTTGCGTGCGGAAAAAGAAGATGAACAATTTCCTGAAGGGACTATTTTACAGCAGGTGCCGGCAGCGTATCAGCGCGTGCGGCCGCAACAATCGATTTTTGTGACGATTGCCAAGGCTCCGCAAAAAATACTGGCGCCTGATTTTTTTCATAAAGATAGTAGCACGATTGAACGCAATGCTGCTCATTTAAAAATTGCGACCAAGCAAATTCAGCTCAAAAGTCGTTATCCAAAAAATCTCTGTTTTGCGCAGTCAGTAACGCCGGGCCAGCCACTTGAGCGACTTAAAATGATTGCGTATATTTCTGCTGGTGATGATGAATTAGTGATCATGCCCAATGTTGTTGGTTTGCCACTTGATCAAGCGCAAGATTTTTTCAAACGTTCAGGTGTTCAGGTTCAGGTGGTGGGGCTTGATGGCCCACGCTTACCAACTGATCGCGTGACGATTGTTGAGCAAAATCCCATGGTCGGCACGATTATCGATCTCGCAAAATTTAAGCATGTTCATTTGCAAGTTGGGCTTCAATAGCGCTCGTTACCACCAACGGCACCGCCTCACGTAAAAATATTACCTACCTCCTAAAACACGTTTGAATATAAAGAATAACGCTTCAATTCCTTCGATTGCTTCATCGTCATCGTAGGTATATTCCTCAGTCTGTCTTTCCTTCGCGATTTTGTTGGCGAGTCCTGGTAGCATGTGGAGCAGCGTTTGATGGTAGTTGTTGCGTATAATTGTTTGTCCATCAATCTCTTCATCAAACATAGTTTTGGCAATAAAGGTGAGGTAGCTTTTTATCAGGGGGTTTTTGTTCTTATACGCACAACTTCTTTCATAAAGTTCGCGAGATGCAAAGCTGACAAGTGTTGATAACGTTGCGATACAGACCTTGTTTAGTTCGTATTGTTCATCAGCCCAGGTTTGAATAATGATAGTTTGATTGCCTGCTGCATGTTCTTTAAGAAAACCAATCAATGAATCGTCATAGCGTTTTTTAACGCTTGGTCCGTATTGTGCAATATCCTCTGGATCTGCCCAATAAGCAAGAAGGAAATTGGCGGACTGAGTTGAATCATTTACTTCTTTGGCCTCTTCTTTTTCCTTACCTGCGGCGCCGTACAGCGAGTTTGAGATGATCAACAATAATGCAACTAATGTAAGCATAAACGAAAAACCTTTCACTTTTTTACTGCTTATTTTACTAACAGCAAAACGAACCAGCGCAATTTTCAAGGTCGGGACTATCGAGTTGAAGAGCAACTATTTTAAGAAACCAAAAACATAATAAGCTATGGAAAGTTTCGGGGATCAGATCTTTCGGAACTTTTTTAAAACTGCTCGATTTTTTTTTGATAATAATGTGTTCAATAAATTGTTCATAGTCCGATGCGACTTGATCAAAAATAAATTCATAAAGAAATCCATGCCGTTGCCAGAAATACTCATGAGCATAGCGAACAAGGTTTTTTAGTGATTGCTTGTCGAGATTGA includes these proteins:
- a CDS encoding MBL fold metallo-hydrolase, which gives rise to MKIKPHRWWRRFYNHRRESIWQHILSIARTALHFLKSKIWQFKKDMIPALVAWRHEGMPQGRSIEPIITWIGHATFLIQIGELNILTDPVFFEISAFSRRLMPPALTIEQLPRIDYILISHNHKDHLDKRSMQALRDHNATILVPLGNKRLLEQWGLTNVVEKNWWEMEVLSALNISFHCLPAAHWSARHAFNLNKALWASWMVTYKNFTLYFAGDTAYSSHFALIGRYFKMIDVVLMPIGPNEPRYIMKGSHVSTHEAVQAFLDLGARHFIPMHWGTFKSGSDLFEGPLLLLQELWQTRAEVLRCKTLHIVKFGEPCHF
- a CDS encoding PASTA domain-containing protein — encoded protein: MKILQKISYAMWAVPFLFFMVGYAGAYFYMQKKSVEVPSIMGLTVQEAVGVLARHNMAMRLRAEKEDEQFPEGTILQQVPAAYQRVRPQQSIFVTIAKAPQKILAPDFFHKDSSTIERNAAHLKIATKQIQLKSRYPKNLCFAQSVTPGQPLERLKMIAYISAGDDELVIMPNVVGLPLDQAQDFFKRSGVQVQVVGLDGPRLPTDRVTIVEQNPMVGTIIDLAKFKHVHLQVGLQ